A window of the Thermogemmatispora onikobensis genome harbors these coding sequences:
- a CDS encoding acyl-CoA dehydrogenase family protein, which translates to HTTIGTLPIVFYGTEEQKRKYLPKLATGEWIAAYALTEPGVGSDAMNLSTTARLSEDGKYYLLNGTKQWISNAGFADLMVVFARVDGQRPSAFIVETSWPGISTGTEERKMGIKGSSTRQVYFENTPVPVENLLGELHKGYKIAFNILNIGRLKLGAGAVGGARTALDLAAAYTTERQAFGKYLHEFGMIQKKLARMAAETYAAESEVFRTAANIENARLGAGENTEQVFKAIEEFAIEDSIAKVHGSEVLAFVVDEGVQIFGGYGYMQEYPIEKAYRDARIQRIFEGTNEINRLVAAGTLFRRVLGGKIDLMQRYPAIEARIKAGEALPAPGDEVPAELRAAVHAVERAKDVAIYAGMRVAMRYMQALENEEEFIEYLANLLIDIYASDSALARAIQAIRRGDENSALHSKLAQLATWLAHSRIRLNLDQMIMTYFEPETVDEELARVRAYIGDYLVNGVALQRDIAAEVVARKGYPLPHF; encoded by the coding sequence CCACACGACCATCGGCACCCTGCCGATCGTCTTCTATGGCACAGAAGAGCAGAAGCGCAAATACCTGCCGAAGCTGGCCACCGGTGAATGGATCGCCGCCTATGCCCTGACCGAGCCAGGGGTTGGCTCTGATGCCATGAACCTCAGCACAACGGCGCGCCTCTCGGAGGACGGCAAATATTACCTGCTCAACGGCACCAAGCAGTGGATTTCGAACGCCGGCTTTGCCGACCTCATGGTAGTCTTCGCGCGCGTTGACGGCCAGCGGCCCTCGGCCTTCATCGTCGAGACAAGCTGGCCGGGCATCTCCACCGGTACCGAAGAGCGCAAGATGGGCATCAAGGGGTCCTCGACGCGCCAGGTCTACTTTGAAAACACGCCGGTGCCCGTCGAAAACCTGCTGGGTGAGCTGCACAAGGGCTACAAGATCGCCTTCAACATCCTCAACATCGGGCGTCTCAAGCTCGGTGCCGGTGCCGTTGGGGGCGCGCGCACGGCCCTGGACCTGGCCGCTGCCTACACCACCGAGCGCCAGGCCTTCGGCAAGTACCTGCACGAATTCGGCATGATTCAAAAGAAGCTGGCGCGCATGGCTGCCGAGACCTACGCTGCCGAAAGCGAAGTCTTCCGCACTGCCGCCAACATCGAGAATGCCCGTCTTGGAGCCGGGGAGAACACCGAGCAAGTCTTCAAGGCCATCGAAGAGTTCGCCATCGAGGACTCCATTGCCAAGGTCCACGGCAGCGAGGTTCTGGCCTTCGTCGTGGACGAGGGCGTCCAGATCTTCGGCGGCTACGGATACATGCAGGAATATCCGATCGAGAAAGCCTATCGCGACGCCCGCATCCAGCGCATTTTTGAAGGCACCAACGAGATCAACCGTCTGGTGGCCGCCGGTACCCTCTTCCGTCGTGTCCTGGGCGGCAAGATTGACCTCATGCAGCGCTACCCGGCCATCGAGGCCCGCATCAAGGCGGGCGAGGCCCTGCCGGCTCCGGGCGACGAGGTACCCGCCGAGCTCCGGGCTGCCGTCCATGCCGTCGAGCGTGCCAAGGATGTAGCCATCTACGCCGGCATGCGCGTCGCCATGCGCTACATGCAGGCCCTGGAGAACGAAGAGGAGTTCATTGAGTACCTGGCCAACCTGCTGATCGACATCTACGCCAGCGATAGCGCCCTGGCGCGCGCCATCCAGGCCATTCGCCGCGGCGACGAGAACAGTGCCCTGCATAGCAAGCTGGCGCAACTGGCGACCTGGCTGGCCCATTCGCGCATCCGCCTCAATCTGGATCAGATGATCATGACCTACTTTGAGCCGGAGACAGTCGACGAGGAGCTGGCGCGCGTGCGCGCCTACATCGGCGACTATCTGGTGAACGGTGTGGCTCTACAGCGCGACATCGCCGCTGAAGTTGTGGCCAGGAAAGGCTACCCGCTGCCGCACTTCTAG
- a CDS encoding MaoC family dehydratase → MENKSQRPLQVGDVLTYERTFSAEDIRLFAELSGDKGLHHMQPDAQGRLMVQGLLTASIPTRLGGDLNFIARTMQMEFLRPVFAGDRIRCEMTVSRLEPGDGYLSLELVSVCRNQHGKEVLRGSAQGIIRQVTAP, encoded by the coding sequence ATGGAGAACAAGAGTCAACGCCCCTTACAGGTTGGCGACGTCCTGACCTACGAGCGCACCTTTAGCGCGGAGGACATCCGCCTCTTTGCCGAACTCTCGGGCGACAAAGGTCTCCATCACATGCAACCTGACGCCCAGGGCCGGCTGATGGTCCAGGGCCTGCTCACCGCCAGCATCCCCACCAGGCTGGGCGGCGACCTCAACTTTATCGCGCGCACGATGCAGATGGAATTCCTGCGCCCGGTCTTCGCCGGCGATCGCATCCGCTGCGAAATGACCGTCAGCCGTCTGGAACCCGGAGACGGCTACCTCTCTCTCGAACTGGTCTCAGTCTGCCGCAATCAGCATGGCAAGGAGGTACTGCGTGGGAGCGCCCAGGGCATCATTCGCCAGGTGACGGCCCCCTGA
- a CDS encoding thiolase family protein, translated as MIDAVIVSAVRTPIGRANKGALKDVRPDDLAAFAIRGALDRVPQLDPALIEDVILGCAFPEGEQGMNMARIVAPLAGLPETCGGVTVNRFCASSLQAVNMAAQSIMLGQGEAIVAAGVESMSRVPMGGFNPSFNPRLIKPAEGEKYDWPYPPTEQEYGFYSYIPMGMTAENLARKYNISRQAQDAFALRSHQRAVAAIDSGFFKREIIPVKLPDGRLMETDEGPRRDTSLEKLAALEPAFIKDGTVTAGNSSPLNDGAAAVVLMSADKARELGIQPLARVVAMAVAGVRPDIMGIGPVPAVKKVLQRARMQLSDIDIIELNEAFAVQNLAVIHELGIDEEKLNPHGGAIALGHPLGCSGARIVATLINDLQTADKTLGLATLCVGGGQGVATIIERLS; from the coding sequence ATGATAGATGCTGTGATTGTCAGTGCCGTACGCACACCGATCGGACGCGCCAACAAAGGCGCCCTCAAGGACGTTCGTCCAGACGACCTGGCCGCCTTTGCCATTCGCGGCGCCCTCGATCGCGTACCGCAGCTCGACCCTGCGCTCATCGAAGACGTCATTTTAGGCTGTGCCTTCCCCGAAGGCGAGCAGGGCATGAACATGGCCCGCATCGTCGCCCCGCTGGCGGGCCTGCCGGAGACCTGCGGTGGTGTCACCGTCAACCGCTTCTGTGCCTCCAGCCTGCAGGCCGTCAACATGGCTGCCCAGAGCATCATGCTGGGCCAGGGCGAGGCCATCGTCGCCGCCGGCGTCGAAAGCATGTCGCGCGTCCCGATGGGCGGCTTCAACCCCAGCTTCAACCCGCGCCTCATCAAGCCTGCTGAGGGTGAGAAATACGACTGGCCCTATCCGCCCACCGAGCAAGAGTACGGCTTCTACAGCTATATCCCGATGGGCATGACCGCTGAGAACCTGGCGCGCAAGTACAACATCAGCCGCCAGGCCCAGGACGCCTTCGCCCTGCGCAGCCACCAGCGGGCCGTCGCCGCCATTGACAGCGGCTTCTTCAAGCGCGAGATCATCCCGGTCAAACTGCCCGATGGGCGCCTCATGGAGACCGACGAGGGGCCGCGGCGCGACACCTCGCTGGAAAAGCTTGCCGCCCTGGAGCCAGCTTTCATCAAAGACGGCACCGTCACTGCTGGCAACTCCAGCCCCCTCAACGACGGAGCCGCTGCCGTCGTTCTCATGTCTGCCGACAAAGCCCGCGAGCTTGGCATCCAGCCGCTCGCGCGCGTCGTCGCGATGGCCGTCGCCGGCGTGCGCCCCGACATCATGGGTATCGGGCCTGTCCCGGCGGTCAAGAAAGTCCTGCAGCGCGCGCGCATGCAGCTCAGCGACATCGACATCATCGAACTCAACGAAGCCTTCGCCGTTCAGAACCTGGCCGTCATCCACGAGCTGGGCATCGACGAAGAGAAGCTCAACCCGCACGGAGGCGCCATTGCCCTGGGCCATCCCCTGGGCTGCAGCGGCGCCCGCATTGTCGCCACCCTCATCAACGATCTACAGACCGCCGACAAGACCCTGGGACTGGCCACCCTCTGTGTTGGTGGCGGCCAGGGCGTAGCGACCATCATCGAGAGGTTGTCGTAG